CTACTTTCTACTAGTTCTGTGTAATAACTTCCAGGTGAAATCTGTAAAACTGAACACCCAGGTACTGGCCTTAgggctttaaaatgtttttacccAGGTGTTCTAGCACTGTGAACACACACATTCTGTGTGTTTTAACATGGCATGTTGTAAATGTGTGTATTACCTTGAGACGTATTGGTAATACACTAATAAATagttcctgagatttttttcctacAATATTATGCCTGAACAAATGGTGTCTGGTAAATCACTAAACTGCAAGACAAAAAACCAAAGTGGAGTCAAACTCATTTTTATTGAACTCAGGGATGTGAATAAAAGCTTGTGTGATGTATAGAgggaaatataagtaaaatgtgTTGGAATTTTAAAAGTCAAGAGAACCTCATTGTGTGATTGGTATCACATTATAGAAATTCCAAATTTTTTAGGGAAAGAAATATTCCATAGCTCATACAGGGAAACATACTTGATCCATATTATAAGTGTATATTTACAAGGTTTTGTTGTAAAATTCAAGCTGCTAGTAGCAAcatataagatatatttttatatactggtACTAGGATATTTATGTTGACATTTCAGATATGGgtgaattttaagaaatgtttaaaacagGGTATGCTCAAAAgataaatcatttaaaagaatATGGCAACTTTCCAGTTGGAAAAGTGGATAATATGATAGCCATATGTAACTAAAATTCAGTGTGTGAGAAACAAATATATGCAATTATTCAATACATGATTTCATAAAATCATATACCATTCTCAACTGATATCTCAACTCCTGATGCTTTTGCTAATTTACAGTtcaaaactgcttttaaaaatgacaaagatatacatttcaaattttaatacaGTACCATATTGTCACACATCTGATACAATTTGCACAGAGaaagattttaatgtttttttcttttaatacacaTCAAATGATATTAAGGACGGTCATTAGCTAGAGTGAACCATCCTCTCTGTTACAATTGAGGCATTTTAAGATTTCTCAGGATTGTCAGACTTTTCAACTCTAAGAACATTCATTTCTGGATACACATGTGAGGCCCATGTATGTAATCTTTCTTAATGCTAATTCTCATCCTCCCTCAAGCAGAGAAACCTCTGTTGTTTTCCTTCTCTGACTTTCATGATAATCCTAAACTGTAATAATTTTATGGTATACCAGGCATATATTGTACACAGACAATATGCATATGTACATTAACATAATGccctttaatattatatattaccaTTTgttcaaagaacattttatagAATGGTAGAACTGACagaatgacacttttttttttcttaagacagACTGAAACCTTCTATAGTGCACTCCTGCACAATTATGGCTTTAAACAAAAGTTACAAGTCACAAGTTCTTATATGTTGTATCATGAAGTGGAATGTATTCCAAATGAAAAATGGAAGGGAAAGTGTCTAGCATCATGCTTCACGGTATGGCATATATGTACTGATCATTTTTACATATAACTACGTGGTAAACAATACAATTAAGACAGACCACataatatatagttataaaaaaGTTATAGATTATGCCAcagtactaaaaataaaattcttctcaAATAGTGAAAATAAGATATCCTTCATGTTTTTGTCACGTTTTCTCGTTCTGTCATGtctattttttccccattgtaaatgaaataatgttcaaCATTTTATGAAACAATAATTACAGTGTGGTCAATTTCTGGGCCATTAAGGCCTAAAGAGGGTAATAAAGACAATTATCTTGTCAGGCAGAAATACCCTCCTGACACGTTCAACACATggtcaaaatacaaaagtaaaaggCAAATATAGGTATCTTCTCAGTTAACTAAAAAATCAAAGTGCAACTCTACCTTATCACGAATATGGTATTGAATATACGTGATTCCTGTATCTTGAATAGGTACAGCAACTAACGGGCTATCACGGGTATCCCTATCAAATTGTGAGCCATAAGCTGTGAATGTCCAGAAAGACACGGAAGGGTTGGGGGGTTCTTCTCCAGGGAGGCATTCGTTCGTTCGTACCTACGTGCAGACCTCAACGCAGCAGTCTACGGTCGCCGCTCGCCCCCTGGGGCTTCTTGCCCTCCACCCATTCTGGAAGACCACGACCTGTcccggagagagagaagggagtgggactGCATCTCTTCCCCTCATCCCTAATGCATACTGCCCTTCTCCCGTCGCACTAAAGGGCTCACGTGTTCTTTTTGATTCGGTAAGTAGGCACTTACAAGTGAACACAATCTGAGGCCAGAACCATCCTTTGAAGTAGCGCCCTAGGCTGGTCTGCTGCTGTCGACCCGCCGCGCGTGCCTAACATTTCCTTGAACTGAATGAAACATAGGAAAACTTACGATCTTGGGGCAGAGCTTGACCCCAACCTAGCCACCGCGTGATTGATTGGGCGATGAGGTAGGGGTGGCAGGCGAGGTGTGAGGCGGTTGTTGACGGCCACGGCCATCTCAGTCCTTGCATCTCACCCGCAGTCCCCAGACCAATCTGTCGGCCTGGTCTTCGAGTGGTCCGCGCGCTCAGATGAGCGGGAAGCGGCCCTGGGCGCCGTCTGGCTCCCCGGCGCCGCCGCCTCGAGGGCGGCCGAGCAGCGACACGGGCAGCACGACCTCCCCTGGGCTAAGCTGCTGCAGCCGCATGGACTCCTCGTAGGTTGGCAGGTACTTGACCTCCTCGTAGCTGGGCAGCTGCAGGAAGGTCGGTGAGACTACCCGCAGCTCGTGTGCGGAGGCGCAGGAAGGGACCGAGAACCCgcagcctccctgcccccaaccaCCGCTGCCACTGTCCAGTAGAGAGtcctgagagccagcagctgcctCGTCCCGCAGCAGCGAGGGCGAGTCGTAGTCGTCGGGCGGCCCCGCGGCTCCCGGAGGGCCCGTGCCACCAGGCGGCCCTGGCCGCGCTTGCCCGCGCGGGTATCTGCGGGGGCTGGGGCAGATAATTCGCTGCAGGAAGTAGCCGATGGCGAAGAGCACGAGCAGGATGAGCAGACCCGAGAGCTTGCGCACGAACCAGCCCACGTTGTCGAGAAAGGCATGCAGCGGCAGCTTGCAGCAGCGCACCGCGGTGGAGTTGGCCGCGTTGCAGCAGCGCTCCCGCTCGCCACACGCCAGCTCGGCGCAGCCCCCACCACCCCGCGAGGGCGCCACCAGCGCCAGCGCCAGCATCATTAACAGTGGCAGcagtggcggcggcggcgccACCGACAGGCCTACAGCCGTGACCCCAGTTCCCCACATGGCCGGCGCGGACCGTCGCTAATGTCCCGGGCGGGGGTTTGGGGGATCCGTCTGTCCGCGTATCTGTCGGCTCCTCCTCTGGCGCTCCGCTCGGGTCCTGCGCGCAGCTTTCTGCGCCACCGCTACCTGCGGCCCGGAGCAGTCCTCACTTGGCCACGCTTGGGCGGAAGGAGGAGCCAGAGTCGCGCGGAGGCTGCGGGAGGCGGCCGCTCCTAGCAGCTGGAGCCGCTGCCTGAGCTTCTGACCTTAACCCCGCGCGCCTAGCGGCCGGGGCCGGGCATAGGGCGTCCGGAGCCGCCCAAGATGGCAGAGGCGTCCTGCGTGGGGCTGCCGCGGGCATCTTGGCCCCAGCCTGCTGAGCTCTTCCAAGCCCCGTTGTCACTCTCCGGGGCTGTAAAGGTTAATGCTGCGCGGTGAGCCTAGGGGCACCCTGATCTTGATTAATTCAGCCGGCACTCTCTCCCCCTTCAGATAGGCGGGGGCCCTTGCTTGCGTGGCTGTCTCAGTTTTAAGTGATTGGATTTCCCCGGGGAATGTTATTTAAATTGACTCGCGACTGGGATTCGCTTACCCAACCTTTTTGTGATCTTTCTGATTAAAAATGGAGGATGGCCACTAATGACTAGCGCAGCCCTTCAGCCATCTAGAATTTGGGGCTGGGGGGAAGGGAAGACCTCTGGGTGGTTTTGCTTTCAGGCAGATCCCAGGGGCAGGGAAGTCGGCTCCACAGAAGTATCCCCAGAGGCGCAGGGGAGCCCTCTGCCAAAGTGACCCTAGTTGaccaaagagaggagagagggcgcATATTTCCCTAGCCACcccgaccccacccccacccctcactgtGCCCAAGGCACACAGCAGAGACTTGGGTTGGGGGGTAGAAGGAGGCCTCTCTGTCCATGTAAATAACACGTCTGGAAAGTGTCAAAGGGGAGTTGCAAGTGGTTGGCAACATTCTTGAGCATTGATTTACATCTAAAGGGTCTTTTTCAAGGTTATTCTTATTTGCAAAGTTTGcctttaaagcagcggttctcaacctgtgggtcgcgaccccggtgggggtcgaacgaccaaaacacaggggtcacctaaagccatcggaaaataccgCTGCTTTAAAGGGCGTCTGTGCTCCCACTGAGCACGCAGGGCAGAGTACCCTTCAAGTCTCCACTCCCCGGGGAAGCTTCTTAATGCCGAAGGGAAGGATGACAGTTACCTGTGGGTCCATGACCCACAAGCACATCTACTGGGTGGTGGTTTAAGCAGCTCCTTAGGGACACACCATGGAGAAGCCAGGAGCTTGCACTGTCATTAAGGTCGACAAACAGCCAATCGTCTTTTTAGAACTAGAATTTATTCATTCCCTTATTCCCCTTAAATACTTGGACCCCTATAGAGAAACCACAGTCACTGAgaggaaaaaagtttaaaaagcaaaggaaaaatatagACACAAGATTCAATTGTAGATCAGATAAAAGCAAAGATTTCTCTTAGAGTAAGTCACACTGTATCACTCGAATACTGAACAAGATTAGGGGTGGTGGTTTGATTTAGACAGATCATTGCTTCacctaaatgaaaacatttaaaatatttctgctgCTGGGAACCTTACTTTTTCCTCACACTCCAAAACAATCTGTCCCCCTCGTGGAGAAGTTCTTAAGTGTCTCAGACAAGTTCCTTCCTGCGCAGCCAGCCAATGAGCACAGGTCCTTCTTTCTGAGCTCCCCAAAGCCACAGCTATCACCGTGCCATCATCTGTTTCACTGTAGCGAGGTTTAAAAGTTACTGTGTAAAGCCTGGTTAATAATGGGTTTCAAATTGTAGTAAGATAACAGGCTGAAacgatttttttaagaaaacaataaaaattgtgTTATTCTTTCATTCACCCATTCTTTTGCCAAATTCACACCAAACATTTTCCACTTAAGGAACTTGGCTAGGTGCTCACCATTCTAGAGAAAAATGACTTTTCTCTCCCCAACATGGAGTGTGCTCAGGTTGGCACTCAACAGCTGCTACTATTATAAATTGAGTCAAGAAGAGATTACACAGAGGGAAACAAATGGCACTTTCTTCTTGGATCTTAACTTGTTCTTACtttcccaaaagaaaaataaaattaatgagttTCAAACAATCTCAAGGGTGAAGGCAGTTCATAGCCAGAGATGGGCTTTACATATAAAGTTGAAAATACATGAAGActtctttgggttttttattaTCTGAGCCATTAGGATTTCTGCTACTAGTAGTAGGAACAATGGCAAAGTAAAGGGAAAGTTGTATGTATGCTTGATGATATAAGAGAAAGTGCCCCACTTattgttattttgaaattattgaatagcatttaaactgtttaaTTTCTGTCTGCTTGTAAGGATTAGAATTTGTTTGTAGACTATTAGGATACAGAACACTGtagatattatataaaataaaatgttgatgaATTATatgaaaacagagaaaaggaTGAGATCTTGAAAACAAGTGTGaaatagatttttattggattttttttctttccaaattgatAGCTCCAAAACACATCCATTAAAGACCCACTGCAGAAACTGGCACCTCTTTTGTTCTTCTCTGTTCTCTCAGtctcaattcatttttatttgcgaTGTAATTTATTGTGTACAATCttttgaagggggaaaaaaattatagctCTAAAAGCTCCAGAAAAGACATGACCTTCATTTCTTAGCATTCTTATTCTTAATGTTTGTTTAAAACACAAATGGGGTACATTTAGCTCCCAGAAATTCATTCAGTCAGGGTTCTTAGTGAGGGAAGTGGAATTTAATTATATGTTCCATGGAataattgaaaaattagaaagatcACAAtgtaaaagtaataaagaaatcttatatatgtattttaaattggcACCAAATAGTGCTTAAATATATgtgtgcaagagaaaaaaaacggAAGGAAGATGAGGACTGactttgttataaagtactgcaccccagattctgaaaggcactgtacctcatttcatcgagttcacgtagagattcccagtccagatgaatttggaaaagttttattgaagtaggatatttattaaatatgccagccacatatatcttacatggggcagcagtcccaaatcgtgcCTCTGATTAATATTctagaggctggttatatacccttaattatacacaggcggggaaaaagcctgacatcacagcataagcttataaccttttgttgggcagataaaatatattatgctcactttgttaaagatggcgctgcccacatgaaagcctgttgcccaggtgatgatatttgtttatttgttgcccttcttgcttgggatgggcgtgattatattaatgtgtgttgggggcaggctgtgggcaggcaaaatccttgtagcctggggcttggttttgggactaagcctttcccacccaccccccctttttttttgcacttttctgaagctggaaacggggagagacagtcagacagactcccgcatgcgcctgaccgggatccacccggcatgcccaccaggggcgacgctctgcccaccaggaggcgatgctctgcccctccggggcgtcgttctgttgtgaccagagccactctagcacctggggcagaggccaaggagccatccccagcgcctgggccatctttttgctccaatggagcctcagctgcgggaggggaagagagagagagaggaaggagagggggaggggtggagaagcagatgggcacttctcctgtgtgccctggccgggaatcgaacccgagacttctgcacgccaggccgatgctctaccactgagccaaccggccagggctcccaccctttttgatgtggggtggtgcactctcatgaggaatcctattatgcctcagataagtgactttgtatcagagactttcttgtttgtatattggattaaaggttttggtttctacactataaagtggggcagaccaggagcttgctctctctcagttcccgaGATTAgaattagaggagaaagcagagaaaggccacgtggaggagagaagaggcagccaagaaggcggagtgctgaaggagaagccagtttgtgcagaatttgtgtagagagaaggagatggggaacagaggtgactaagactggtgaggtagacacatttgactctaggaaacttggataagtcagtgctttgtgagcactgaatgagtgggttttggagcccagtgtgtgttttacttgccctccaggtgcaagctaggattaaagctaatggcccaccagttcttgttcacctctgttcccatctccttctctctacacaaactctgcacaaactggcttctccttcagcactccaccttcttggctgcctcttctctcctccacgtggcctttctctgctctctcctctaattctAATCTCGGGaactaagagagagcaagctcccagtctgccccactttatagtgtagaaaccaaaacctttaatccaatatacaaacaagaaagtctctgatacaaagtcacttatctgaggcataataggattcctcatgagagtgcaccaccccacatcaaaaagggtgggaaaggcttagtcccaaaaccaagccccaggctacaaggatttgcctgcccacagcctgcccccaacacacattaatataatcacgcccatcccaagcaagaagggccaCCAaaaccatcacctgggcaacgggcttctatgtgggcagcgccatctttaacaaagtgagcataatatattttatctgcccaacaatccacccctatgctcactttactacccacaatctacaccaccggcatccctgtgcaaggaaattaggcacattacacaaattacaacaacatgacaaattatacaatttcaacaattacaaaggtacacctcaccagtctctgagcactttgccaaaagtgcaaaatgtcctcgaacttctttctagccatgggaaaagcttcccgaggcaggggagtgcttccagcaaagcctcccctcacccctatcagggtatttcacattgtccaaaatccgtaagtccatccacaaaggagccagtgctcacttcggttgtagtccaggaattagtccaagcacatggggcctcagtcacccccctcatccctgccatcctggcagatctcacactgtcccaaagaggagcatgaggcaatggcagtcagcatttccatctctgctccggagagcatgatggcacccaCCCCAATGTCCCCAAAtagcagacctaccaggggcatagtaagaactccttgctgctgggctcttacCTTCTGCAGACtgtggatcacaactccagcccaattctcctcatactccaaagaggaactgaaaacaccagctcccgctgccgggcTCAAGCCCCAGAGtagccgccttctgctccgcagaccttgcagctccggacctggcttcagcctcagccccggcctcctgccgctgctggctctccacaacgttcagggcaagctgcaactcacgaacctgtgattccttctccagcgtctgctccatttccaaatgAATCTCgcgaacctggttggcctcctcctccagtgcttcctccagctccagggtcagcatctgtttctcccacgtttgctcttgctccttccactgctcggtttgcaggtcctgggaagcctcttccacagagctctcggtttcctcatgcatggctctaacagtcagccagcctatggtccccaaaaggacagccatggggaacgaTAAAAGCAGCCAGTCCTGTAATCCAcagctcaaaggtggtggtggcttcaTACCGAATTCCGAATCCTGCCTTTGTTTTTACCTGTACAGGTTTGGAAAAAGGATGAAGGttgggatgggacacaattcattagcaagttcataacatttgtctataggattcataaaaaacgtttctacacattaaaacttacaaggtaactcaatagtaaaaatgtcactctacatattaaaagatattcctatattttctagtgtttacctgccattcctttattcagagatatatacattaactacacactttcaggaggggaggggtagtttccatggggacaaatgcctttaaatggcccatcaatataagaaaaggtttaatttaatcttttctcttcctgcacctggctagctattcactcacttcctcacaggtgtggggggaggtcagagaatccaactttccttcccctctgcatttacaacacaatgctatcggccatcctggttttgattctaatcacacaagtacaaagatcattttcaaaatctctctgcGCCTagcacaaattaataaaatgttcttttttttttttcctttttgtacttttctgaagctggaaacggggagagacagtcagacagactcccgcatgcgcccgaccgggatccaccaggcacgcccaccaggggcgatgctctgcccaccagggggcgatgctctgcccaccagggggcgatgctctgccgcgaccagaaccactctagcgcctggggctgaggccaaggagccatccccagcgcccgggccatctttgctccaatggagccttggctgcgggaggggaagagagagacagagaggaaggagggggtgggggtggagaagcaaatgggcgcttctcctatgtgccctggccgggaatcgaacctgggtcccccgcatgccaggccgacgctctaccgctgagccaaccggccagggcataaaatgttctttaagcttcctaaaatattaaaattaattctgtagctttttggtaccttacaacttTTATCCAAAAAGCTTGTTGTCTTGGAGGAGAACTCGATAAAAATTAGGAACACTCACTGCTTTAGCTTGctgagttattattattactattattttttacagagacagaaagagaaagagggatgggtaggtagggacagacagaaatggagacagatgaggagcatcaatcatcagttttttgttgtggcaccttagttgttcattgattgctttctcatatgtgccttgaccatgggctacagcagagtgagtaaccccttgctcaagccagctaccttgggtccaagctggtgagctttttgctcaaactagaggagtccatgctcaagctggtgacctcagggtctcaaacctgggttctccacatccagtccaacgctctatccactgcgccacagcctggtcaggctatcttgcTGAGTTCTTGagtaatattttttgaaaaatttatcttTCTCACTTATTTACATGCATGTGAATAAATGCCCAATTAGCCATACTTTTCAACTTttttagaacaaaagaaaataaacaaaatgtaacaaaACTGGCTGCTATTTGACCTGTGCTTCTAGGAGCTGTCTGATAGCTTGGAAAAGACTGGGTGACCCAATCATGCAACTTCTGTACTGTCACATGTTACGGTCCAGACAAAATTTCTCTCTGAAGTCCCTAACAGTGAGCTTGTGCCTTCAAGCCTGGGAAGCCATAGCTTTGCCcctttcatgttctttttttccaaatgtctAAACACAGACAGTTGGGACCTTGCAAACAAACCATCTAGTCCATAAGAACCCCATATTTGGGGTGTGCAGCATATTCTCTTACAACTAATTTTGTGTTAAAATTGATTTATTAACCtcattttatggttttctttcctttgcaaTATGCTATGGTAAATAGCATATATTTGCATAAATATGCTTACCTAGAAATTATTTGTGATCTGAAGTCACCTGTTTTAAAGTTCTTAGAtcatatttctttcttcattaataaatatttaacgaGCACTCATTCTGAGCATTCTGTTATCTTCTGGGAATGCTATGAAATTAAAGTATCCCCAGACCTCAAGGGGCtcattggaggaggaaaaagggaACAACAGACAGTAATCAGTCATATTAATGAATCACTAATTCCAAACAATGATCAATAATTAGGGAGACAAGTCCCTGAGGTGGGAAGGCCCTTCTCATGTTATTTCTCATGTCTGAGGCAAAACCTGTGCAATTTCTATTGCCACAGTTGAGACTCTTTCCTTGGTTTAGCTTTAGGTAGAGTCAAGCCACCCCCGCTATTGCTCAGTTTTAAAGCAAACCCATACGGTTCTCTGCATGGGTCTGTCACAGAGTGTATATTAGAGTTACCCCAGAGGTCTGGCCCAATTTCCCGTTGGAGACTGTTAGATTTGGGGAGGcatgctgtggctgccagagtgtaacattttggagcaggaacagggaggtgctgataggccccctgtgaggctgagaacaaagaagtttatgtttgaaattcaccactaagctaaacccggcccctgttgctatgctggccCCTGGTGCTATGCtacgtgcgacctccctagcgaatagctaactgccacatctgcttctgtaaatgcttgctcacttaggatatataaggacctagctgtaagcgccaggcgtgactctcgtttgcagctccttgtgagtagggtgtctccggacatcttgggagttcgcccctgtgcaggttaaactggccaataaagtaacatctaaactcctgaaagtctccgacatttgttctcgcacctggtggatgcaacagagacTGGGAACATTTCAGAAAGTTTCCTGTTCTTTCCACCTCCACACCCCTGTCTTAGAGTGGAGTTTGGATTTCCTTTTGTTATAAAGTATTCAAACCACAATTCTGcgggttttcatagagacacgtagtccaaataagtttttgaaaagttttattaaaggaggaaatttattaaatatgccagccgcatatatCTTACACGgggcagtcccaaatcgtgtgttccattaatattctaggggctggttatgtaccgttaattatacatgggcaggga
This region of Saccopteryx leptura isolate mSacLep1 chromosome 8, mSacLep1_pri_phased_curated, whole genome shotgun sequence genomic DNA includes:
- the C8H3orf80 gene encoding uncharacterized membrane protein C3orf80 homolog, which translates into the protein MWGTGVTAVGLSVAPPPPLLPLLMMLALALVAPSRGGGGCAELACGERERCCNAANSTAVRCCKLPLHAFLDNVGWFVRKLSGLLILLVLFAIGYFLQRIICPSPRRYPRGQARPGPPGGTGPPGAAGPPDDYDSPSLLRDEAAAGSQDSLLDSGSGGWGQGGCGFSVPSCASAHELRVVSPTFLQLPSYEEVKYLPTYEESMRLQQLSPGEVVLPVSLLGRPRGGGAGEPDGAQGRFPLI